From the genome of Bradyrhizobium sp. G127:
TTTCCTCGATCTCATCAGCCGTTATGCCTGGGGCGAGATCTGGACGCGGCCGCATTTCGACGAACGCACCCGCCGCGTGCTGGTGATCGGCACCATGATGTCGCTCGGACAGTGGGATGAATTCCGCCTGCACGTCCGGGCGGCGCTCACCGAAGGCGGCTTCACGCCGGACGACATCAAGGAAATCCTGCTTCAGCAGGCAATTTATTGCGGCGTCCCCGCCGCCAACCATGCCTTCAAGGAAGCGGCTGGCGTGATTCAGGAGTTGGGGCTGCTCGACAAATAGCCGTGATGCGGTTCTGGCGAGGTCTGTTTTTTACGGGATGCCATGACCTGCGGATCGGTATCGACGAT
Proteins encoded in this window:
- a CDS encoding carboxymuconolactone decarboxylase family protein, whose protein sequence is MDDNQRRNDGTAQRRKVLGDAWVDKSVAGKSTFNADFLDLISRYAWGEIWTRPHFDERTRRVLVIGTMMSLGQWDEFRLHVRAALTEGGFTPDDIKEILLQQAIYCGVPAANHAFKEAAGVIQELGLLDK